The nucleotide sequence GGGCGTTCCCCGGCCGGAAGTCCTCGGGCCGGTCGTCGGCACCCAGCCAGCCGGGCACCGCGGAGCCGGCCCGCTCGGCGCCGGGCCCCCACGCCTGGATCCGCACCTCGCCGGCTCGCCGGGAGATCCGCACGGTCGCCGGCCCGTCCGGGGTGCTGGTGGTCCGCCACAGGCCGCCGTCGGCGACCTGCATCGTCGGGTCGGCCGCACCCCGCCGATGCGGGGACAGCGCCCGGACGACGTCCAGCGGCCAGTCGGGCACCCAGGCCGCCGAGAAGTCGGCGGCCCGGGTGCCCGGTGTGGTCGTGCTCGTGCTCAGGAGGTGCTCCCGGAGAAGGTCAGCGGGGTGCCATGCGCAGCGCGCCGTCCATCCGGATGACCTCGCCGTTGAGGTAGCCGTGCTCGACGATGGCGAGGGCCAGCTGGGCGAAGTCGTCGGGACGGCCGAGCCGCTTGGGGAAGGGTATGCCCGCCGACAGCGCCTGCCGCGCCTCCTCGGGCAACCCGCCCAGCAGGGGCGTGTCCACGAGGCCCGGCGCAATGGTGCAGACCCGCACGCCGACGCTGGAGAGGTCGCGGGCGGCCGGCAGCGTCAGGCCCACGATCCCGCCCTTGGAGGCCGCGTAGGCGACCTGGCCGATCTGCCCGTCGTAGGCCGCGATCGAGGCGGTGTTCACCACCACGCCGCGCTCGCCGTCCTCGTCCGGCTCGGTGGCCGCCATCGCCGCGGCGGCGAGCCGGAGCACGTTGAACGTGCCCACGAGGTTGACCGTCACCGTGCGGGTGAAGGCCCCCAGGTCGTGCGGCTGCCCGTCCCGGCCGACCGTGCGCTGGGCCCAGCCGATGCCGGCGCAGTTGATGGCCACCCGCAGCGGGCGCTCCTTGCCGGCCGCCTCGGCGATCGCGGCCTGCACCGACGCCTCGTCGGTGACGTCGGTGCGCACGAACGTGGTGTGCCCGCCGAGTTCGGCGGCGAGCGCCTGCCCGCGCTCCTCGTTCAGGTCCATGATCGTGACCGCGGCCCCCCGGGCGGCCAGCGCCCGGGTCGTGGCCTCCCCGAGACCGGAGGCTCCCCCGCTGACCACGGCTGCGACGTCGAAGTTCTTCATGCCCGGAGGCTAACCAGCCCGCTCACCCGAAACGTGACCCGTGTCGCTCCTCCACCGCGGCGAGCAGCTGCTTGACCCGTTCGGCCTCGCCCACCGGGCACACCATCGTGACGTCAGCGGTGTGCACCACGACGCTGTCCCGGACGCCCACGAGCGCGACCAGGTGGTCGGGGTCGTCGCTGAACACGATGTTGCCCGAGCCGTCGAGCACGAGGGCGAGCCCGCGGACGGCGTTGCCCGCGTCGTCGTCGCCCAGGGTGTGGGCCAGCGCCGGCCAGGAGCCGACGTCCAGCCAGTCCACGTCCAGGTCGACGACGAGCACCCGGCCGGGCTCGGCGGCGGCCGGTTCCAGGACGGCGTAGTCGACGCTGATCTTCGGCAGGGTCGGGAACACCTCCGCCAGGACGGCGTCCCGCCGCGGCCCGGCGGGGACGGCGGTGATGCGGGCCAGCCCCTCGGCCGACGCGGGCAGGTGGTCGGCGAGGGCGTCCAGCACGGTGCGGGCCCGCCACACGAACATCCCGGAGTTCCACAGGTACTGCCCCGACGCCAGGTACCGCTCCGCGGTCGCCCGGTCGGGCTTCTCCCGGAACGAGGCGGCCTCGGCCACGCCCGGCCGGCCGGCCGGCGCGCCGCGCTGCACGTAACCGAACCCGGTGGCCGGCGAGGTGGGGGTGATGCCCAGGGTGATCAGCGAGCGCGGGCGGTCGGACAGGGCGTCGTAGGCGGCGCGCAGCGCGTCGGCGAAGCGCTCGACCGGCCGGATGACGTGGTCGGCGCTGACCACGGCCAGCTCGGCGTCGGGGTCGACGTCGGCGACCAGCGCCGCGGCCAGCCCGACGGCGTTGGCGGTGTCGCGGGCCACCGGCTCGAGCACCAGCCGGTCGGCGCGCAGCTCCGGCAGCGCCGCCCGCACCTGGTCGGCGTAGCGGGCCGCCGTGCAGACCCAGATGTTCTCCGCGGGCAGCACGGCGCGCAGCCGGTCCCAGGCCTCCGCCAGCAGGCTGCGCGGGCCGGCCTCCCCGGCGACGACGTCGAGCAGCTGCTTGGGCCGGTCACCCCGCGACAGCGGCCACAGCCGCGTGCCGGAGCCGCCCGCCATGATCACCGCGTGCCGCACGTCAGCCCTCCCGCCCGGTGCCGGCCGGCTCGGGCGCCGCGGCCAGCTCTCCGGCCCGGCGCTGGAACCGGGCGCCGGCCGCGACCCGCCCGCTGACGTAGGAGACCAGCATCCGTCCGCCGAGCCCGGCGCGGAACGCGGTCCGCAGCGGAGCGTTCCGGCGCCCCGGGTACTGGCCGGAGAGGTACCGCAGCGCACTGGTGTGGTGCACCCGCTGCATCCGGTGCGGCTCGCGCCTGGTGGCGTGGCCACCCTCGTGCTCGACGACGGCGCTGGGCACGTAGACGTGCAGGAATCCGCGGCGGGTCAGCCGCTCGGCGAGGTCCACGTCCTCGAAGTACATGAAGTACCCCGGGTCGAAGCCCCCGACCGACCAGTAGGCCTCGAGGTCCACCAGCAGGCAGGAGCCGCTGAGCCAGCCGGCCGGGCGCTCGCGCGGCGCCTCGCGCTCCCGCCGGTAGCGCGCCGTCCACGGGTTGCCCGGCCACGCCCAGCCCAGCAGTGCGTGCCCGGCGCCGGTCGAGAGCCGGGGCAGGTCGCGGGCCGAGGGGTAGAGGTCGCCCGCCGGCGTCATGATCGCCGGCCCGAGGGTGGCGGCGCGGGGCCAGCGGCCGGCCGCGGCGAGGAGCTCGTCGACGGACCCCGGCTCGAACCGCAGATCGGGGTTGGCGATCAGCGCGTGCCCCGTCCGCCGGTCGGCCAGGCCGGCGTTCGCCGCCGCGCCGTAGCCGATGTTGCCGCCGGTGCGCAGCACCCGCACGTGCGGGTGCCGGGCCGCGGCGCGCTCGGGGGCGCCGTCGGTGGAGCCGTTGTCGGCGAGCACGACCTCCAGGGGCCGGGCCGTGGCCTGCGCCAGCGAGTCGACGAAGCCCTCGAGCGCCGCACCCGGGGAGTAGGTGACGGCGACGACGCGCAGGGGCCGGGCATCGGTCGCGGTGTCCACGCGAGAACCCTAGGCGTCCCGGCATCGCAGCTCCGCGCTCCCGGTGACCGATGAGGCGGGTGTGACGGAACGGGCCCCCACGCGCCGTGGCGTGGTCGTGCGGCCCACTGGTGGCAGGTACCGTCGATGCCCGTGACTGACACCGCACCTGATCTCGTCGTCGTCGGCTCCGGGTTCTTCGGGCTGACGGTGGCCGAGCGCGTCGCCACCCAGCTCGACAAGCGCGTGCTGGTGATCGACCGCCGGGACCACATCGGCGGCAACGCGTACTCCGCCCCGGAGCCGGAGACCGGGATC is from Blastococcus sp. HT6-4 and encodes:
- a CDS encoding SDR family NAD(P)-dependent oxidoreductase, giving the protein MKNFDVAAVVSGGASGLGEATTRALAARGAAVTIMDLNEERGQALAAELGGHTTFVRTDVTDEASVQAAIAEAAGKERPLRVAINCAGIGWAQRTVGRDGQPHDLGAFTRTVTVNLVGTFNVLRLAAAAMAATEPDEDGERGVVVNTASIAAYDGQIGQVAYAASKGGIVGLTLPAARDLSSVGVRVCTIAPGLVDTPLLGGLPEEARQALSAGIPFPKRLGRPDDFAQLALAIVEHGYLNGEVIRMDGALRMAPR
- a CDS encoding mannose-1-phosphate guanylyltransferase; the encoded protein is MRHAVIMAGGSGTRLWPLSRGDRPKQLLDVVAGEAGPRSLLAEAWDRLRAVLPAENIWVCTAARYADQVRAALPELRADRLVLEPVARDTANAVGLAAALVADVDPDAELAVVSADHVIRPVERFADALRAAYDALSDRPRSLITLGITPTSPATGFGYVQRGAPAGRPGVAEAASFREKPDRATAERYLASGQYLWNSGMFVWRARTVLDALADHLPASAEGLARITAVPAGPRRDAVLAEVFPTLPKISVDYAVLEPAAAEPGRVLVVDLDVDWLDVGSWPALAHTLGDDDAGNAVRGLALVLDGSGNIVFSDDPDHLVALVGVRDSVVVHTADVTMVCPVGEAERVKQLLAAVEERHGSRFG
- a CDS encoding glycosyltransferase family 2 protein; this encodes MDTATDARPLRVVAVTYSPGAALEGFVDSLAQATARPLEVVLADNGSTDGAPERAAARHPHVRVLRTGGNIGYGAAANAGLADRRTGHALIANPDLRFEPGSVDELLAAAGRWPRAATLGPAIMTPAGDLYPSARDLPRLSTGAGHALLGWAWPGNPWTARYRREREAPRERPAGWLSGSCLLVDLEAYWSVGGFDPGYFMYFEDVDLAERLTRRGFLHVYVPSAVVEHEGGHATRREPHRMQRVHHTSALRYLSGQYPGRRNAPLRTAFRAGLGGRMLVSYVSGRVAAGARFQRRAGELAAAPEPAGTGREG